The DNA segment AAGGAAACATATATGgttaataaacacacacagagatgctTAACTTAACCTTCTATTTGGGAAATTGCAAATTAAGACCACAGTGAGATTATAttgtattgtggtaaaatacacataaaattgatcattttaaccattttaaagtgtacaattcagtggcattaagtacattcacaatacTGTATGATAATCATCACTATCTAGCTCCAGATTTCTCTCATCACTCCATGAGGGAAACCCACATCCTTTAAGCATTCACTCTCCATTGCGAttttcccccagctcctggcaaccactcatctcctttctatctctatgcatttatctattctggatatttcatgtaagtggaacctacaatatgtggtctttggtgtctggattatttcatttaccataatgtTTTAAAGGTTTACTTATGTGATAGCATGTtattagtacttcattcttttttatggctgaataatattccattgtatggatatgccacatttgtttacccattcatcagatGATAGGCATTTGGGGTGTttctatcttttggctattgGGGATAATGTTTCTATGAACATTAGTGAGATAATGTTTTATACTTATTTAACTGGCAAAAAATTAAGAAGTAGCTAATATCAAGTATTGGAGAGACCTCTTTAATTGTATGTTGCTGATGGGGGTGTAATTTGCTTAACCATGTTGGAAAACAACTTGACATTATCTTGTGAAATTGAACtttcacatactgtatgatccagcaatattACTCTTACATACATACCTAGAGAAAGTTTAGCATGTAAGTGCCAGAAGATTTATACAAGAAAGTTAACAGTAGTACTATTCTTAAGAGCAAACAACTTGAACCACTCAGATGTGCATCAATAGGCATTTCTTTTAAGGAGTCTGCTATAAAGGGAAGGAAAGTAATGGAGGAGTAGTGGgttgagagttttttttcctgattaaaacaggagaaaaattacATATTGCATATGCTAAAGAATTAATGCCATGGGTGTGGGGGTGGAGAACTACTGGAAAACTTGATTTCTCAGACATTTAATCTGAATTTACCTCCTAGTTCTGGAGGGTGCTGTATATACCCTCCAGTTTTAGGTTTTACCTATTCTTCACTTTCCCTTCGTAAACTGCTAGATCAAATAGAGCATATCAACTAAGTACTCAAAGAATTATCTGTTGTTCCTATTGTAACATCTATAGAGAATTTGATTGATCCACTTTCCATATCACCACATAAATAAGATCCAACTCACCAAACGCTCCCATTCATAAATTATTCACCAATCAAAATGAAGTAACTAGAGTTATAGAAAGAAACGTGGATGAATCTTAGTAACAAAATGTTGAGTGAAAATGGCCAGTGGAAGAAGACCACATGTAGtatgatatccttttttttttaaatttttttttcaacgtttatttattttttggacagaaagagacagagcatgaacaggggaggggcagagagagagggagacacagaatcggaaacaggctccaggctctgagccatcagcccagagcctgacgcggggctcgaactcacggaccgcgagatcgtgacctggctgaagtcggacgcttaaccgactgcaccacccaggcgcccctgtatgatATCCTTTTTTAGACtgtttaaatacaattaaaattagcTTGTGATGACAATAATGGAAAAGTACAGAACTTAGGACAACGATTACCTCtgggaggaaaacagagagaaaaggagcacATAGATCTAAATCATTGGTAATCTTccagttcagtggttctcaaacttgaatcttcatcagaatcacctggagagctcaTTAAAACCTAGGCTGCTGGTTTCCACCCCCAGAATCGGTGGAAGGGTTTGTTTGGGTGTGGGGCCTAAAACATGTGTTTCTAACAAAGTCCCAGGTGCTGCTAATGCTGTTCTTCTGGGACCACACATAGATAACCACACCTAGTTCTTTGGTTGGGTTGTGGGTTCACTGGTGTTGCACTGCATTTTGTTATGAAATGAATGTagtatttaaattaaatggaaaaaaaaaagtcatagaccAAAGCAAAGATGAGAGTGTTTCATGAAGCAAGGATTAGTATTAATCCAGTTCTGGGCTCCAGAAGCATTCACCCAAAAAGAGGTAGAGTTCCACCACTAAACACAAACTTGGCAAAACACTGCTTTAGAAGTGTTGCTAACTACTTCGAGAAATAAAGTTGAAGGTTGACTCTTCCTTATCAGTGACAACAGCCTGCATTTCACTTCTCTGGATCTCAATAATCTTTGGCACATAAGATATCTACATCCTTGGTTGATTTAAGATTGTGTTTAGAGAAAACATTTCCCTTACTTTGCATGTTCTTACTCTTCCCTCAAGTGCTCtaggtaattatttttcttactttctacCTCCCTCTTCCAGATTTATTGTGTCTAGCTGCTAGGTTCTGAGATAAAATTTAGATATTTCAGATCTCTGCATTGAGCAGGGCATATGTAAAGCGCATACTGTTGTGTCCAGCAACGTGCCGGCCACTTACTGGGTTTGAGAAATGTCTGAACATAAAATTCTTGCCTCACAAGCAAGTCAGCCTAGAGAGGAAAAGAGATccacaaatataaaattacaacCCAAAGCAAGGCGCATAGGACGTCAGAGAAAGATTTATCTGCTTTCAGAACCTCTCCTAAACCCAGCTCCTTTAAGCTTTCTCACGCGCTTCCACTTTCACAGCCCCAACGTCCTACGCGGGCGCAGAGAGGAGGCGCGGGCGGGGCGGGAGAGGGCCGGCGTTGCAGACCCCACCTCATTGGCTTTCCGGCCGGCCGGAAGCGGCGGTGCACATCGGCTGCGCATGCGCTCCTCACACGTGCTTCCAGAACGCCCCCTCCGCTGCCGCGGCTAGGCCGGCATCATGGTGCAGATTTCTGCCCTGCGGCTGCTAAGACGGCCGGGGACGAGAGGAGTCTCGCTCCTGGAGTACTCTACCCCCCGCCACTACAGTTCGTCCCCTCTCCGTGCCCGCGACGATGCTCGCGACGCGCGCGCTTTCTTCACGACACCCATTTTCTACGTGAACGCGGCGCCGCACATCGGGCACCTGTACTCGGCGCTACTGGCAGACGCCTTGTGCCGCCACCGTCGCCTCCGAGTTCCCAGCGCCTCCGCCACGCGATTCTCCACTGGTACCGACGAGCATGGCCTGAAGATTCAGCAAGCAGCAGCCGCTGCGGGCCTGGCCCCGACCGAGCTGTGCGACCGAGTCTCTGCCCAGTTCCAGCAGCTTTTTCGGGAGGCTGGCATCTCCTCTACCGACTTCATCCGCACCACCGAAGTCCGGCACCGGATCGCTGTGCAGCATTTCTGGGGATTGCTGAAGGCCCGGGGTCTGCTCTACAAGGGTCTCTATGAAGGTTGGTATTGCGCCTCCGAAGAGTGCTTCCTGCCTGAGGCCAAGGTCACCAGGCAGCCGAGTTCCTCGGGGAATTCGTGTCCTGTGTCTTTAGAGAGTGGGCATCCCGTAGTCTGGACCAAGGAAGAAAACTACATTTTCAGGCTTTCTCAGTTCCGAGAGCCTCTTCAGCAGTGGCTGCGGGGCGACCCTCAGGCAATCACCCCTGAGCCATTTCATCACGCAGTTCTTCAGTGGCTAGAGGAGGAGCTGCCAGACCTGTCAGTCTCTCGAAGGAGCAGCCACTTGCATTGGGGCATTCCTGTGCCCGGGGACGACTCGCAGACCATCTACGTATGGCTGGATGCCTTGGTCAACTACCTTACTGTAATTGGCTACCCAAATGCTGAGTTCAAATCTTGGTGGCCAACCACCTCTCATATCATAGGCAAGGACATTCTTAAATTCCACGCTATCTATTGGCCTGCCCTCCTCTTAGGAGCCGGCATGAGCCCACCACACCGCATCTATGTCCACTCACACTGGACGGTCTGTGGCCAAAAGATGTCCAAAAGCTTGGGCAACGTGGTGGATCCCAGGACTTGCCTTGATCGCTATACTGTGGATGGCTTCCGATACTTTCTTCTTCGTCAGGGCGTCCCCAACTGGGACTGTGATTACTATGATGAAAAGGTGGTTAAGTTGCTAGATTCCGAGCTGGCAGATGCTTTGGGAGGCCTCTTGAACCGGTGTACTGCCAATAGAATAAATCCTTCTGGGACCTATCCGGTTTTCTGCACTACCTGCTTTCCCAGTGAGCCAGGGTTGGTGGGGCCGTCAGTTCGTGCACAGGCAGAGGACTATGCTTTGGTGAGTGCAGTGGCCACTCTGCCCAAGCAGGTAGCCGACCACTATGATAACTTTCAGATCTATAAAGCTCTGGAGGCAGTGTCCAGCTGTGTCCGGCAAACTAACGGCTTTGTCCAAAGGCATGCACCGTGGAAGTTGAACTGGGAGAGCCCAGTGGATGCCCCCTGGCTGGGTACTGTGCTTCATGTAGCCTTGGAATGTTTGCGAGTCTTTGGAACTTTGCTCCAGCCTGTCACCCCAAGCCTAGCTGATAAGCTGCTATCCAGGTTGGGGGTGTCTGCCACAGAGAGGGGCCTTGGAGAGCTCTGTTTCTTGCCTCGATTCTATGGACATCCATGTCCTTTtgaagggaggaggctgggaccTGAAACTGGGCTCTTGTTTCCAAGACTAGACCAGTCTAGGGCCTGGCTGGTAAAAGCCCATAGGACCTAGaaacttagtttttaaattgGCTTGTGGTAAAAAAgcaaatgtgttattttcttattttgcgTTTTTAGGAAAATTATGCTAATGTTTTCTAAAGTGTTGCATCATATGAGCACATAAACAGTGTCACTGTGATAAGAGGTTTGTAGCCTTTCAGGTGCCTCCCCTCCTAGTCTTCAGTTCTCTGTGCCCATTAACCACTATCCTTTGTACACCAGTGTCTCTAAGATGTCTCCAGGGTCAAAGATGGGTGAGAGACAACTTTGCTGATACTATTCCTTCTCATTGTGCCTCCTTCCAAACCACAGTTAATGTTATTTGCCCAGACTACCTCTTATGGCTTGTTTTCCATTGGCCTGGCCTCTGCTGGGCAAATTAGTGAAGATTGGGGGTTGGAGGCCCCCTACCTCAGCTTTTACGTAGTAGTCCTACTTTGTTATATATGTTGGgtttcctattaaaaataaacaggtttcTTTATTAAGCCTTTAAAAACCAGTGTCCTAGACAAGATGGTTTTTGCCCacgtttatattttcatttcttacaaCTATGACTCCCTACCTACTCTGTTAATAGTCTGAATAGTTGTGCTTTGTAACATTACACTTCAACCAGTAGATGGCTCTACAGTTTCACGTATTTGATTACCTAACATTGACAGTTCAGAATATTTAGGATAAATTTGTTTTCTGCTAATTTggcagaatttaaagaaaaattttattgcttttcttaaaataagggAAGACTGTAACCACTGCTGTTTtacataaagcaataaaaaaagatcagaatcctgttttttcaaactaaaaaagGACATTTACTCTATTAAACATTTAGTAAGGTAATAAGTAAATGTATCAAATGCGTTTGGACTATCCGTGATAAATTATAAAGCTCTCGAGTTggttatgttaaaaattttaaactttaataacaGGTTTACaggtatgatttaaaaaatttgtaaacagCTCAAAatggttatattttctttttatttctgaatcatAATTTTGTTAACACATACATAATTTACCTTATGTGATCTCTTTTGGCAAATCAGAATCTATAATACAATATAGACATTGTGGAATAGTTATAAATGTTAATACATATACTTTCAAGTACTTTTTAccgattatttcttttgctgtcttaagttattaaagtttaaaagtcTGTGAGTACCTTATTCAGATCTGTTCTGTTGAATTTGTTGAAGGTGATGGTGAAGGGAGGAAATGATCAATGCTCCAAGAATCTCAAACTGGATTTAGGGATCTCTCCAAGGCTCCATAAGAGAATATCACAGAGAAGATGTTAAGGTATCAATTTATTCAATGACTACAACACAGTAAGCCAGCGTAATACTTCATAGGTGATTGGATAGTTAGGCCAAAGTTTAAAATGAGAACTTGCCTTGAAATACTCATTCTCAGCATGATAGCAAGCAGAGAGAGCTCACTATGAAGTCAACTATTGTGCTGGTAGTTCCCCCAGATTTATTCTAGGTGCTACTATTCAGCTCCAGTTTCTGTTTATTAATCAATATGGTGAGAGATTTCTGGTTGCTTGGAAACATTGCTTAGAAAAGAAAGCTTGAAGGCATTCTAAAGGTGGAAGGACCATTTCTGCAAATGTTCCTTCAGACCCTCCTTTTCATAATCGAATCCTGGGCTTTCCACATGACATAGTCTAGCTATCTTCTGGGATTGGTAGGGCAGATTACTGGGTTGTAGGAGGGGTATAATCTCTCCTAGGGCTGGATAGAGCAGAGTGGTAAAAGAAATGAGATGTAAACGTTTATatgaatgaacaaaaacagaCTTGGAAAACCAGTGGTATGATAACCTCTGCTGTTGAAGTGCCTTGATAGCAATCTTTCTGTTCCTATTATGAAAGGACATTCACTTCCACTTGAATGATCTTTCCTATGGCCTAGTGCTGGTCAATACACTGGATCTTGACTTGCTGGGTGTTAATGGAGTTCCTTTTGTGCAGCTTGTCATTTATAGAGGCACTTAACTGGCTACCAGAATATTTATGGTACCAAAGGGCACAAGAAAATAGAGAATCGAAAGAGGAGAGGGCATAATTAGTACAGATACATAATTAATACAGGATACTCTGAAGAAGTGGGGATCTAAGTTACTCTGTGGTAATATGGAAGATGAACCAGTTGGATTCTGTGTCAGGGGCAATGTATGTAAAACAAGTATCCTTTGGGTACTTAGTTGATGTGTTCAATATGATCCAACAGTTTAGGAATGGCAAGTGGAGGAAAGGTGAAACTTAAAACTGAAGAGACGGCATCTTATGCACCCTTTGACAGAACAGAGGTTTCTCCAAAACTACTACCTTGAGGCTCCTAAATATTCAATTTGGGGTTCTTGGGGGCATAGTTGCAGAAGGGGATAGACCAGGTGTTCACAACGTATCATGTTGAAGTAATAACGTAGCTGTCAACTCAGCAGGCTACAGTCCTATCAATGAAGTCATGCAAGAAGTTGTGGTCAATGTATATGTTAGGTGCATCACTGTATATTGGAGAGCCATTCTACAAGTGAACTTAGAGCTTAGGCACCTCGGAAGTCATAAGACCTGTGGCTATATATGGAGATCAAGAATAGGCAGGAAGAACAAATAGATACCATCTCTGATTTCATTGATATCTCAAAGTTATTCTGGAAATAGgcctcattatttttcttaacgACCTATATGACCCCTATAGGGGCTGAGAAGAGCTGGATAAGTTGAATATTAAGTTGATGCCAAAGTACTCATGAAGGCCTAGGCTGGAACATGGACACAGGTCTTTTTTTGCACAGTTGGACCTGTGGTTGGGGCatagctctttatttttaatttttaagtaagttctacaaccaatgtggggtttgaacttaaaagcccaagatcaagagttgcatgctttgactaagccagccaggcactccaggaaATAGCTCTTTAGATATGGGAAGTTCCAAAACTGAAGTAAAGCCAGTAGTTGGTTAGGTTGGGTGGGCCTCCATCTAGGATGCCTTATGATCATGATGTAGCTTGAGTAGCAAGTGGCAGTATGAAGCATTTAGCAGATTACTCCTTGGGCATTATGTAGGGCTGGTTTCTTAGATCTCTGACTGCCCCACCCCTGGTAAGTATGTAGTTGCATTGTTGGCCTACATTAGTGTAACCCGGAGTTATGGGGGAGGCCATGCCTCTTGACTGAGACTTGGTTCATAAAGCTGCTATATGATGATCTAAAATAGTCTCCTGGAGGCAATTCCCCACTATCCATAGTTCTACCAAATATAGAACAACTGTTCTGGTGGGTGAGATCAAGTTTGCTGTAAACGTTGGTGGGTCCTTGCCCTCATCTTTTGCCTGAATGAATAACATCAGTGGATCTAAAAGGGTGTGGATGTATTGACAGCCATAAGTCTATTTTTGCAGCAAAGGTTTATGAGTTCTGAGAGCTTGGAGGGAGCTCCAGCATAGATTTGGGTAACCAAGAGCACAGGTTAGGGGGATCAGTCTTAGAAGAAAGGCTTTGAGTCCCTTGCGAAATGAAACCAGTATGAAATATGTCATTTCAGCACAACTCAGATGGTCCTGACCCTTCCTCTTACAGGAAGGAGCTTTAGATAGCATTGGTCATCTTTTATCAATAGGAGCACACCAAATTTGGGGGTTAATATTGCTGGAAGGGCCAAACAGTAACAACCAAGCTAATTTAGATTAATTAATGGGGATTTTAACCTTCTTAGAGaatgtcttattcttttttgagactGAGGATAAGAGAAGCTCAGCCTAAGCTACTTTCCTCTATCACCAAGAACTACTTTGAGCTGAGGGGAAGGGACTAACCAGTTTAAAGGGGAAATTGCTGCTTTCTCTTAGTTTTTTGGTAGTCCTGGGTTACCTAGTATTATAGATCCTCTGAATTATGGGAACCATCTAACAGGGAATAGTTGACCATATTTAAAATACCCTGCTTAAGATTATATCATATTAATCAGTTTCTACTTATATTTTCATGACAAGGGAAGGGAATTGGGAAGAGCTACACACCAGGAGGATCTTCCTATGGCATTGACAACTAGAAATAATATACTTTCTACTGCATCTTTTCATGAATAGCTATTGGGAGTTTTAGCCATACTTGGATCTTCAAAGTAAGGTAAGGCTAAGTACGGAAGTTCCATCCTTGGCTGTTAACTAAATATCATTTGGTTTATGGCACAGACTACTCACCATAGATTTTAAAGTCCACAGCTCCTCACTTAAGAACTGGAAGGTATGAGATGTCAGGATGTTTCAGGAAACCAAGTGTGCCATCTGCAAGAAGAAAATTATAGCTCCAAGGAGAGATGAGCCCTGCCTTCAAGTCATGAAGAATATTTTGGATGAAACATCTGCAGAGGCCTGGAAGACTCACTGGGAATGGATGATACCACCTTTCTTAGTGTATGGTATGGGAAAAATGGTTCTATCCTCTCTATACTACCATTCCTAACGTCAGTCATGCCTTGTGCATATACCCCTCATTAGTTGATAGTCACTGGTTTGTGCGATTTAACATGAAGATGTACTTTCAAAAAGTAGTTTATGACTGATTTATAGAttagaatttctgttttcttaatacattcaataaaaatatgaccGACTGcacattttttctcaaaatatttttaaaaatgtagtaactTTTATATTGGAAAACATTAAGATAGTTTCAGTAATTTGGCTTTCCTTGAACTAGTCTAGAAGAGTCTGCTGGTTAAAAagctataaatattaaaaatataaagttaataaGCATGTTACACATTTTAGGTTAAATCAGTACAATAATACAAATACAATGTATTTCTTTCAAACCAcatgaaaagaaatgttaaagaaaattcaatccaaaagaagacaggaaggagaaaaaggggcaaagaaaaatgaaaaatatggtaAAAGAAAACCCATAATAAGACAGTAGAAATGATTATAATTACAAATATCTCAGAATTGTAATGAACATCAAAGGATAAACCTTCTGTCAAAAGACAGCCatgttcattctttaaaaaaatttttttttcaatgtttatttatttttgagagacagagcgtgagtagggaaggggcagagagggagacacagaattcaaagcaggctccaggctctgagctgtcagcacagagcctgatgtggggcttgggccgaagtcggatacccaactgactgagccacccaggtgccccagcaatgtTCATTCTTAATAAAAAGTTAGCTATATGTAGTTAAAAGGCATATACTTACAAGAGAAAATGAGACATGAAGAAATACTGGGcatataaataaaccaaaagaaagctggtattGTATTATTAATAGTAGGCGGTCTATATTGAGAGGGGAAACCATTACTGAATATAAAGTGAGGCttaatataaaaggaataatgCAGCAGCAAGTTATAACAATTAGGAAATTGTATGATCTAACAAcattctcaaaatataaaaggataaaattaacaagaaatGTTCAAGTCTGCAAAAAAACGAAAttgccattcatgagttcaaagaAACTAGGCAATGAGAAAGTAAAAACTTACACTACACATCAGCACTTCAGTCTTTAATGCTCACTACCACATGTATCATTGCTaagtgtagaaaaataaaaattttatagcaGGTAAGGTTTTGTGACTCTAAAACCTTGACTTTTTCCATATATGCCTCTGTGAAAATGATGACTTGCTTTTTGAATAGATATGTCAGCAAATATACCTGTTCAGGAAGTCCTCTCTTTGGATTATTAAAAGGGGAGAATCCCATGGCTATAATTTTGCCAAAATTTTTCATTGTTAGTTCGGTAATAAGCAAAGGTGAAAGGAGAGAACCAATAGTTCTGTGTTCCTTAATTATGTTCTCTCATTTACTTTTCTCATCAACTCTGaggtatttttgtttctctgtttagCTGATGAGaagttgaggcagagagagattaagtaacttggccaaggttATAGTTTGTAAAACAGAAGAGCCTAGACTCAGATTTATCTTGATGCCAGAGCCTCAGCACCAACACCACAATCAATCACTGAGTATATACTGAGGGCAGTGTATTGTGGGGAAGAGGAAGTAGTATAATCAGAACCAAAGATTTGAAGATGAAAAGTCTAAAAAAGACCCCTTAATTGAAATACAGCAATGAGTGTTTCAAGGTGGGGGATTATTCTTGATAACTAGATTATGAAATAGATGAGTGCCAAAATAGAAACTTAGAAAAACTACTTACTTTTATCATGAAatatttctctcttgctttcaatAGTTCCCTTTATATCCTAAGCCTGTTTATGTGTGCTGgtataaatttgttaaaaattttaataactctatagtctgtattttttttccttaagattattttgtttctcattttcagaaCAGTGTTCCAAATTCTTGAATCCAGTAGTTCTCCTCTAAATGAAAGTATGCTGTCATAAATTTATGAATCTAAGtattttgaaataacattttacaaatactttAGATAATACATTTATCtctaaacatgaaaacatatcaATATTCAAAAGTTTTATTTGACTTGACTATTATAGTAACAAAGCCAGAGAATTTTATTCAAGCTCACAAACACTGAAACTTTTTCATTTCATACATACAGTTTTAATATAAATGAACTTATGAAAAGACTCATCTATTTACTAACAATTTAAGTTCTAtaaatttactgaacatttattaCTGTATTCTTATGACATCTTTCCTAACAAGCCTGCAGAAATCAGGTTAACTGACTCCACAGTTATTACCAAAGCAAATCCCACTCTAACAAAAATGCTACATATTGAATAATTCTTGGTAAATTATCTCATACATGACAGTCAAGACATGTTCTAACTTCCCCTAATTAGAGATTTTGTTATGAACTGCAcaaaatgtcatattttacatttttaatgaaatgtagcTATTATGTTGGACATGGGCTACACCTTGAAGTGTGATGAAACCCATGTTTATATAGGTCTTTAAGCTATCatctaaattgtatttttaaaaatgtataaaaaagtaTTAAGGGCCTTGCTAACTTGGAAGCCATGAACACCTACATCTCTGttctatgttttaaataatttcttcaaactatgtttaaattcaagttacaaAGTCCCAAGATAGCAAGGCATGATGGGTACTTCAGTATTTTTTGCATGGTAGCTTATGACTTATTAACATAATCAGACTGgtacattataaaaaatatccTATATAGCATTTTTCAGATTATCCTTAAAAATCACTTACTAAAGCAATTTATAAAGGCTTTCATAAGGCAAAGAATCTTCAATCCtggtaaaatgaatttattgcattaacttttatatttaagtttctgTAAAACTTACTTTATGGGAActcccttcatttttaaaaagcaaaccttTTATTCCTGAGTTCAGTTTCATTTAATAATTCATTACTGGAATGTAATTAAATAAGTAACGATGTGTAAAAAGCTTATTTTGGTATTATAGAAGAAAACCATAAGTACTAAAATGAATTACTGAAACTATGTATGGTTCATTGTGTGAACATTGATGGTTGGATTTTTacaccattttaaaatatggaaggaGTATTTTTTGctgaatataaaggaaaaattttaacgTTCATTATGACACTGTCTGACCTAGAATTAAAAAGTAATCTGACAATTAATAATCCTCAATTAATAATCCTCAAactagaaagatttttttttaattttaatgttgcCCACATAAAAATCAGcctttattacataaaaataaggtaattaattcgaaacaaattttaaataaaacattttggatGTAGCTGATACCATAAAATTAGTTTTCTAGCCTAAGGAGAATATATAGgacttcttccttttcccatAATTTATGGAGACCATCTAAAAGTACAGCTATCCATTCAGGGGCACAAAAaccaatataaatatataactgtgTGTAGCTAAGtgtaaaaaaattagtaaatcaaCCTGATcttagaaaagcaaaggaaaaatagtgACACTTACTGTTTAACATCTAGAGTAGTGACAAGGGGACTAGCCAAAGTCAACCAAGTTATCAAAACCCATCATTGGTAAGTCTGTAGAGGtagatgttttaaatattcaacatGTGAAGGTAGGTTAGGTTTGAGCTCAAGAGTTTTAAACAAGTCATTCTCTAAAGATAGACACATAGTTAGGGCACGGGCATAAAAATCTAACTGGTAAACATAGGATTGTTgcttaattcattttcatttttcctttggcaTAGACATTAGGATATTATATGTGTTCTTTTAACTGAAAGCTATTCTCACAAACAGTTGGATATAGCCTGAATAAAATAATCCTAAGGTTAACGTAGAGTCAGCATTTGAATAGTGCAGGAGGAATTTACTTGTattagtatcttttaaaaataatttgtattgtAGGTCAGCTACTAATAGGGATTTTAGAAGGTTTCTTTTATGTGTTGTGAAAAATATGTTCTGTAAGTGGATattgtatagattgctttggtatcaggttaaaaaaaaatcctaaatgggATTAGCTAGAAACACATTGAGAATATTAAAATCATCTCAAATTGTTGatgtgtactttaaaatttttatcctttAGGTGTTTTCTCCAAAACacgtaaaggaaaaaaaatccacgttTTCGGCAATACTTTATGTTAATtagcatttcctttctttgttatCATTGGTCATTTCAGAATTATATGAGGCTAAGGAAGAGGGTTTAGTTTCCAtacctttgtccatttttatatcCTGACTTGCAGGAAAAAGGACCTTGATAGTTAAGAGCTAAAATTTATCTCTTATATGGTAT comes from the Acinonyx jubatus isolate Ajub_Pintada_27869175 chromosome C1, VMU_Ajub_asm_v1.0, whole genome shotgun sequence genome and includes:
- the MARS2 gene encoding methionine--tRNA ligase, mitochondrial; its protein translation is MVQISALRLLRRPGTRGVSLLEYSTPRHYSSSPLRARDDARDARAFFTTPIFYVNAAPHIGHLYSALLADALCRHRRLRVPSASATRFSTGTDEHGLKIQQAAAAAGLAPTELCDRVSAQFQQLFREAGISSTDFIRTTEVRHRIAVQHFWGLLKARGLLYKGLYEGWYCASEECFLPEAKVTRQPSSSGNSCPVSLESGHPVVWTKEENYIFRLSQFREPLQQWLRGDPQAITPEPFHHAVLQWLEEELPDLSVSRRSSHLHWGIPVPGDDSQTIYVWLDALVNYLTVIGYPNAEFKSWWPTTSHIIGKDILKFHAIYWPALLLGAGMSPPHRIYVHSHWTVCGQKMSKSLGNVVDPRTCLDRYTVDGFRYFLLRQGVPNWDCDYYDEKVVKLLDSELADALGGLLNRCTANRINPSGTYPVFCTTCFPSEPGLVGPSVRAQAEDYALVSAVATLPKQVADHYDNFQIYKALEAVSSCVRQTNGFVQRHAPWKLNWESPVDAPWLGTVLHVALECLRVFGTLLQPVTPSLADKLLSRLGVSATERGLGELCFLPRFYGHPCPFEGRRLGPETGLLFPRLDQSRAWLVKAHRT